Within Pecten maximus chromosome 15, xPecMax1.1, whole genome shotgun sequence, the genomic segment TGTGTCCCAACAGTGCCGACAGAAACACCATTGAGTGGTGTGTCCTAACAGCGCCGACAGAAACACCATTAAGTGGTGTGTCCTAACAGCGCCGACAGAAACACCATTAAGTGGTGTATCCTAACAGCGCCGACAGAAACACCATTAAGTGGTGTGTCCTAACAGCGCCGACAGAAACACCATTAAGTGGTGTGTCCTAACAGCGCCGACAGAAACACCATTAAGTGGTGTATCCTAACAGCGCCGACAGAAACACCATTAAGTGGTGTATCCTAATAGCGCCGACAGAAACACCATTAGGTGTGTCCTAACAGCGCCGACAGAAACACCATTAAGTGGTGTGTCCTAACAGCGCCGACAGAAACACCATTAAGTGGTGTATCCTAATAGCGCCGACAGAAACACCATTAGGTGTGTCCTTACAGCGCCGACAGAAACACCATTAAGTGGTGTGTCCTAACAGCGCCGACAGAAACACCAATAAGTGGTGTATCCTAACAGCGCCGACAGAAACACCATTAAGTGGTGTGTCCTAACAGCGCCGACAGAAACACCATTAAGTGGTGTGTCCTAACAGCGCCGACAGAAACACCATTAAGTGGTGTGTCCTAACAGCGCCGACAGAAACACCATTAAGTGGTGTGTCCTAACAGCGCCGACAGAAACACCATTAAGTGGTGTGTCCTAACAGCGCCGACAGAAACACCATTAAGTGGTGTGTCCTAACAGCGCCGACAGAAACACCATTAAGTGGTGTGTCCTAACAGCGCCGACAGAAACACCATTAAGTGGTGTGTCCTAACAGCGCCGACAGAAACACCAGTAAGTGATGTATCCTAACAGTGCCGACAGAAACACCATTAAGTGGTGTGTCCCAACAGTGCCGACAGAAACACCATTGAGTGGTGTGTCCTAACAGCGCCGACAGAAACACCATTAAGTGGTGTGTCCTAACAGCGCCGACAGAAACACCATTAAGTGGTGTATCCTAATAGCGCCGACAGAAACACCATTAAGTGGTGTGTCCTTACAGCGCCGACAGAAACACCATTAAGTGGTGTGTCCTAACAGCGCCGACAGAAACACCATTAAGTGGTGTGTCCTAACAGCGCCGACAGAAACACCATTAAGTGGTGTATCCTAATAGCGCCGACAGAAACACCATTAGGTGTGTCCTAACAGCGCCGACAGAAACACCATTAAGTGGTGTGTCGTAACAGCGCCGACAGAAACACCATTAAGTGGTGTATCCTAACAGCGCCGACAGAAACACCATTAAGTGGTGTGTCCTAACAGCGCCGACAGAAACACCATTAAGTGGTGTGTCCTAACAGCGCCGACAGAAACACCATTAAGTGGTGTATCCTAACAGCGCCGACAGAAACACCATTAAGTGGTGTGTCCTAACAGCGCCGACAGAAACACCAGTAAGTGGTGTATCATAACAGCGCCGACAGAAACACCAGTAAGTGGCGTGTCCTAACAGCGCCGACAGAAACACCATTAAGTGGTGTGTCCTAACAGTGCCGACAGAAACACCATTAAGTGGTGTATCCTAACAGTGCCGACAGAAACACCAGTAAGTGGTGTATCCTAACAGCGCCGACAGAAACACCAGTAAGTGGTGTATCCTAACAGCGCCGACAGAAACACCATAAAATGGTGTATCCTAACAGTGCCGACAGAAACACCAGTAAGTGGTGTATCCTTACAGCGCCGACAGAAACATTAAGTGGTGTATCCTAACAGTGCAGAAAGAAACACCATTAAGTGGCGTGTCCTAACAGTGCCGACAGAAACACCATTAAGTGGTGTATCCTAACAGCGCCGACAGAAACACCAGTAAGTGGTGTATCCTAACAGTGCCGACAGAAACACCATTAAGTGGCGTGTCCTAACAGCGCCGACAGAAACACCATTAAGTGGTGTATCCTAACAGCGCCGACAGAAACACCATTAAGTGGTGTATCCTAACAGCGCCGACAGAAACACCATTAAGAGGTGTGTCCTAACAGCGCCGACAGAAACACCATTAAGAGGTGTGTCCTAACAGCGCCGACAGAAACACCATTAAGTGGTGTATCCTAACAGTGCCGACAGAAACACCATTAAGTGGTGTGTCCTAACAGCGCCGacagaaacaacaacaacaaaatctcATCCAGAACAACTTTTAATTTGAAACAAAGAAGctgtacatatatcaacacTGTTTCACATTTTCTAATTGATGTACTGTCACTTTATGCATCAACAATACACTACTTTCATATGAATATCCCCctaaatacattatacaaatggtGAAGATCTGAAGTGAGTGTTCAATCACTACCTAGGCCCGGATGGTTAATGTTTCTTATAGAAGCCGAGGACACGTACCGTCATCTACATATAGGGTTACTATGTATAACTAAAGACGGGCGAAGtagttcagtgaggtagccatcaGCTACTTCCTCGTAAAGCCGCCTCATATCGACCTTAGGtgttcatggggtgataaaCTGGTAAACACAACAAGCacacaaaacaaagaaataaacaaacatattccACACTAGTTTACATATCGTTCTTTACGAGGAGATCAATATCGGGTTTCCTAATaaatcaaatgtatataaaacgaGTTTATATCCCTTGTTAAGCGATGAACTAAGGATACAAGTTACCCTTCTTCAAAACACATGTTCTGTCACAGATGAAATATCCTATTTTTTTCATTCGTCAGTGTGGTGGCCTCATCAAAGATCTAGAGATTGGGTACGTAATTGCGCATGATTTAGATAGGTATTTAAATACATTCCTGTCAAATTCGTTTCAAATCGAGAAAGAATGCTTTGTAACATACAAGTGTGTAACCTGATGTGCGCACGTATCACTGCGCAGATGTGCGCACGTATCACTGCGCATGGGAGCTGAAATTACGTTCCCGATCGTCTTCAAACccagaaataaacacaaatgtgtttatttctgggtttgaagacgatcgggaacgtaatttctaacttgtttaattttgttgataaaaacaGTTTTCAACAATTTTGTAGACAAACAAAATCCTAAACTTATATTTAGTCCAGTTTCATGATTAAAACAATCttaaaaaaatgtgaaattggAAAATGTCAATGTACCGCCATTAATTAAAGACAGCTCCTTTCCGAGTTATAAtgggaaaaaaatgcatatccAAATTAAAAACTGGGATTATATAATCATCTGGTATCCATTTTCTCGGAAGATAGTTGTATCAGTTcgattttgttttcaaagcgaaatatttaaaatggaaAAAGTTCGACGAAAGTCTCAGATGAGTcaccatataaacaaaaaaggtAAACGTGGAAATAGTCAGGGGAATTTACGTACGGCGCGTTATTACGTACCCTTGCTCTAGTATGTAACACATCGGACACTAtcaaaataacatcaatatagtGTGGCCGAGttgtaaagaaaattaattattttattctaataaatatattatatagtttttcttttaaattgaaGAAATGAAACTTCTCTGTTCACCCGAAAATAACAatcattcataaatatatatacaatggtaTTGCGCGTGCGACCGACGCATGCTAATCAATGAAGCAAGAATCCAGTAAAACAAGTTCCAGATTTCTGAATGTCTGCCCCAAGGGAATGACCATCCACGCGTACCCATACCTCGTCACCAATGACCAGTTCCACCGACAGCATGTTAGAGGCGACCCTCCAATCGTTACTTCCGGTGACCGTAATTTCGCCGATGGCCATACCGTTTCGCACTAATTCCGTACTAATGAAATTCGGATTAGCGACCTCGATTGtccagaaaaatatataaacaccCCGACGTGTGGACGTGAATATTCCGGAAGTTGAGCTGTAGGTGGCTCCGAAATTCGTAAAGACGTTTCCGAAAATAACAGTTTGGCCGGAACCCGGGTCAGAAATGACGTCTACAGGAGCAGCGCTGAACGCTATGGTGTTGTTCTCAATGgctgtttaaaaaaaagacgCATTTGAGAGATAACCAAGTAATTCTAAGTAAAGAGCATTCTATTTTAGTATTCTTACGGCATaaaaaggacaaaacaactTCACATTTATTCCAGTCggaatattgataattttagtCCGATAACAGATCTCCTGACACCAAGTCACAAGTGACCTAATCTTTTCGACCTTTGTCGGTTGTCGTCCGCCCTGTTTCACTGTCGCCCGTCCGACCACCAATTAGTTATATTTCACGTACAGTGTACTTGACAGTCTGTGTCTGTGTTGTAAATactcatatttatatatagtagtaaAGCGATTTTCGTTATGTTTAATAAACTACCCTTGAGCACAAATGAATGTCATCTTGTAAGggaaaacataaaaatcaaaaacaaaatcagtaAGGCAAGGCAAAAATATATGAGAAAGACAGATTTACTCTGAAGACAACAAACTATATGAGGAAGTAGACGAGGTGTCCCTGACGGACGACCCCCTCTGCTTCAACAAAGCCAGGCATGTAAATGGTATGTTACATTATGACAACCCTACATGGACTTCTTAggtcatatttatatacactttCTTCGTTATTCTTTTCCTGTAGTAGGGCCAGACGCAGAATGCGCTGAACATTCCGAAACATCTGGTTCTATATTCGTATaccaataaacaaataaataaataaagttatgaTATACGGCGATAAAATCTTCAATACTAATGGCACTCCTTACCTTCGTCCTTTGCTAGATTCGTCGATCTATGGGAAACTTTCGGGAACGTTTTCTTCATTTCAGCTGACGATTCTTTCCTTTCGTTGTCGTCAGCAGCAGCGATGTTGACATTCGAATCAGACATACCTAAATCTGAgactttgtatatataactcTCTTCCTGTATAGTTATCAGATCTTTTACACACCTAGTGAGATCAAGTATATGTGTTTCATGCATAGCTCTGCTTTCTGCTAGACCTAGAGTCAATTCGCTAATCTCCTTAGCATGAATGTTTATAAGATCCTCTATTCTCTTTGTTAGTTTCCATATTTCCTTTGCATGATGTTTTTCTAGGTCCATTATTTTTCTCCTCGTCACAATTTCATCTTTCACGTGCAGATCTTCTAATTCTTCTATCCTAGCCACAAGTGTATCGATGCGCATTGCATCTTTGGCGCGCAAATCTTCCATTTGGTCTAATCGTTTGTTCAACTCAAACACATAATTAGGGCTGTTATTGTTAATGTGCTCATTTAGTATGACGTCAGCCCGTACTCCAAAGCGAGACACAGCACAGGAAAATGTTAATATTACAAAGCTGACACTCACTATCGCCATGTTTTCGCAGTTACCAATGGAATCTTCTCTCTATTAGAACTTACTATCATTGTCtgttatcacaaggaacacgtCCATATTTATTGACATgcaagtgggtttttttttaaaaagataaaactgAAGTATTCACGAATATGACACCTGTCCCAATTCCACCCATGGCGGTAGTGGTCCCCACAAGGAAGTCCTGCATTACAAATAAATGTTGACATATTGCACATACAAGGAAACACTTCGAAATTTGTTTGGCATTTTGCATGTAAAAACTTAAACTTAAAATGCGGTGGTCGTTGTACGTAAAGATAAGACTGGACAATTTCATTCGAGGAAGATAAAGCGTGAACCTTTGATTCGCAATGGAACTTTTATCAATCTAGATCATCAAAGATCCGTCAATGCATTTTGTACCGTCCTTATTCCACGCCATATTTACGATATCCATACAAAGAAAGTCGATACACTGGAGATCGTCTTTAACTCGGATATAAATACTCAGTTTCGACATTAATTATATCTGAAATATACTGGATTACCTCAAATATTCAGGTATATCTAGTTTTTTTCATGACCAACTGTCTTTGAGATAGCGAGGTTCATCTGTATCTAAAACAAAAAGGACGTCATTTCCTTTACCGAAcattcctaaaccgatatctGTATAATCTTAGCCAAACATTTTTACTATGGATTTCATTCTGACTTCACATCTCCACAGCAACATTAACAAAGTGTATAAacttttttaatgataaatttgttactaaacaatgtatataaaatatagtaaatgAAAACACATTGTTAATTTTCAACTTTATTACTGATCATTCCATCTAGGCAAATTTGTTTTGGCTTCCCGGAAGTTTGATTGGTCTCCTTGATAtagatttatacattgtatatactatatgaACACTGTAGGTTTGTTGTTTCATAGTGAAAAAAtgaaacttgatttttttttgtaaatgaaaggtacattaaaaagaaaaaaaaatagcatgGAGGTTAGACAGACCTCGTTTGAAAATATTATGGATGGAAGAATGGTTTGTATGGTGGGAAAGCGGGTGGGTTTTGGGGGGATTCTTTTTGgaaaaatgtttatttctgcGTTTCAATTTTATTCTATAAGTTTAGTGCTGCCTGataacatctttaaaaaaaataccaagCTATTTTTCGGCTCTAATGATCATGGGTAGTATAAAAATTGGCTGCTATAATTGCCGGGGATTAGCATCAAATAGTATCAAAAGATTTGACTTTTTTGATAGGAGTAGAAACAATTATGATATATCTGTCCTAATTGACACACACTCAACTGAAAGTGTTGAACAAAAATTGCTAAATGAATGGGGCTATATACAGCAAAATTCTGTTCCTTTTCCAGTAGTAGTAGGGGCATAGCAATCCTTGTCAACAACACATTCCAATTTAACATACTTAAGGAAGTTAAGGGCTCTTGTGGTAACTTTCTAATGCTTGAAATTAAATTACCAAGCCAGAATATAATTTTAGCAGCTATATATGGCCCAAATGAAGATAgtccatctttttttttttaaatatacaacGAAAACTTGAAACTTTTGATAATAACTCTATTATTATATGTGGGGATCGGAACGTTCCTCAAAactataatctagacactaaaaactataaaaataaaaataatacaaaaagtCAAGTAATGATTTCTAATATGATGTCAACATTGGACATTTTAGATATATGGAGAGAAACTTACCCCGATACAAGACGATATACATGGTGGGGTCCACATAAAAAACAGGCACGTCTGgattattttctaatttcatCGGATTTAGTTCCATATGTTTCAAACACAGATATCGGAGTTAGTTATAGATCTGATCATACACCTGTTTCTATTACACTTGAATTTATTGAACAGCAAAGAGGACATGGTACCTGGAAATTTAACAATACTTTTCTTCGGGATGCTAATTATGTACAACAAGTAAAAGACTGTATTGCAGAAACATTAAACCAGTATAGATTACCTGCAGATGGACAAAATACTCCTGTATATTCTATTGATGGTAAACAATATCTCTTTTAAATGTGGACTATAAAATTGCAGCAGCAAGTAttgcaaatagaataaaaccCGTTTTACAAGATTTAATCACCGATACTCAAAAAAGATTTATtaaaggtagatatataggtgaaTGTACAAGAATTTTTCTTGATCTTATCGAAAAAGACTAATGAAAAAGATATTCCGGGTCTGCTTATTTTATTAGATTTCGAAAAAGCTTTCGACTCTTTAGAATTAGAAAGTGGATCCAAActttttatatgaatatttcaaGTTGTATCTATAATAATGGTAACATTTCATCTTTTTTGATATCAAAAGAGGACTTCGACAAGGGGACCCTCTTTCCCCATATCTATTTATCTTATCTGTGGAATTACTTAGCAGTTCTTTAAAATTTAACCCTGATATTAAAGGGCTAAACATTGATCACTCGGAGTATCTATTAAGTCAATATGCAGATGATTCGGCACTTTGTCTAAAGGATGATGAACAATCTCTAGAACAAACTTTTATAACTTTAGATATGTTTGCTGAATGTTCAGGTTTAAGGgtaaatttagaaaaaaaacatgctaTTTGGCTAGGGGCAAAATGGGGTTGTGGGGAAGAATACTTGCAAGAAAGGACTCAAGTGAAATCATACTGCCAAGCTTTAAAAATGTCATGGATAAAGAAAATACTTGACCCAAATAATAATTCACCATGGAAAAAATTAATCTCTGATAAACTTCAAAAATATGGGGGTGAAGCAATTTGGTACATGAATAGTGAGGGTCTAAACAATAGTGAGGGTCTAAACAATATAGCAGATCACTTCAATCATTTCTGGTGTAATATAATTAAGATATGGGCTTCGATAGAACGTGCTCCCCCCACAGCCCCGTCAGAAATACTATCACAACCACTATGGCTtaacaataacattaaaataaataaacagtcaGTATTGTGTCATAAGTGGattgataaaaatgtgttctaCATTAGAGACTTGATGAATGACATGGGTGAATTTTTGgatataaatcaatttaaaaatcaatatggTATCCAAACCAACTTTGTGGAATACTACGGTATACTAGCTTCTATACCCAAGTCATGGAAAAATGTAATTAAGACGTTTAAGAAAAACATAAATGTACctgataataaatatatatcaatattaaacgGGAAGGAAAAGATAACTAGAGAATTTTATACAATTCTAGTCAATATATATCAAGATCTTCCAAAAAAATCTATGCAAAAATGGCAAGAAAAAATGGGATCAGATATAACAGTTGACAATTGGAAGATGTACTTTAAACTACCCTTCAATATAACGGATGATACAACACTACAAGCTTTTCAATTTAAGTTGTTACATAGAATACTCTATACAAATTCCAGACTAATGAGAATGAACATTACAGAAACAGAACTTCGTAATATTTGTACCATAAATAGGGAAACACTGACTCATTTATTATGGGATTGTCCACATACACGTGTATTTTGGTCATTCTTATAAGAGAACAGTTCATATCTAATTGTAATATAGATTTTCCATTGTCAAGTGTCTCATTTATTTGCGGGATTGATGATACTCCTGAAAATGAAAGGGTAAATTTGTGTATCATTATCataaagaaatacatttattcatgtagaaacaaacatacaacaccAACAGTTGACGGGGCCCGCTCTGCAATATCATActataaattaattgaaaacaaaagtacatgtatcatgacATTGTCTTATTCCCGTGCAAAAGCTGATGGAGTAATAGCCAAGTGGGATGTTATCAGCACAACACTGAACATTGATTAACTTGATATAAACATAATACAGGCTATTTCTTTTGTAGTTGAATTTGAATATGTattttaacatcaatatttttcttaACAAGATTTGATTACAACCAAAATCTGTAAGTTACATAGCAATAACAACGCAAAGAGATTTATACATGACATTTAACAACTGTAATAGGAGTGATGATAGAATGAATGAGTATGTGAGATGATTGGTAGTACAATGTGATTTCATGTcatgtataaaatatgatacatatacttacatgcgaacattcaaaaataaaatatgataaaaaaaatttttctaCAGCGCAGAGAGGAAGGCGTGTTTTCCCTTCCTCTGGAGTAAATGTGACGATACAGATGAAGTGAATGTGTTTGAAACAGAGCGAGATTGTATACGTATTTGTGATCattgatttttgtttcatttttcatCAAACCAAATCatgaataaattatatacttaaaaaaaaaaaaaaaaaaaaaagatatctgTATAATCTTAGCCAAACATTTTTACTATGACATTTGGATTTCTTATTCAGTTGCCTGCATATGTGTTGTATATCGAGCCATTGCAAACTAAATCAAAGCAATAgaactatacatgtaccaaaaGGACACAATTTCAGCTTAATGAACCCATTATGATATAGCCTTTGAAAACAACCGATAATACGATATATTCTAGCTCAAAATCGACAAAGCGTgagtacaggtaaaatatacacagaaaaaGATACATGCGTGGAGACTATTGGAAAAGTACCAGGAGTATCGGACCAGGTGTTCCTGATGGGCAGGCGTCTTTTGTTACATCGCCGACAATCGCCGTGCAATCATGGTTCAGTCACATTTTCAAATGGTAACAAGTAGGTTGGTGACAATGGAATTACcagtataataaaaaaataattttattttacatgttaCATCTTTTGCTAATCTGTACATTTGCTTTGCCATTTcccaacaaacaaaacatgttagGCATTAAAGAATGACTTATATTGGGAAAAGTTAGATCCACTTTTGGTGTTCGGCACCTGCGAACCTACAATGTAGGTATTATCGGACAAAGGAGATAACTCTATTTTCTTGTGTACGGGACCGCTAGTGGagtatttattaattttgtctATGAATTCTAATTCAGACAACTTAAAATCAAATTGtcaatttattcattttaatgtttcaaatttgATGCTTTTAAAGGGCATTCAAACAGGGAATTACATGAAAATTGTCGGATAGGCATTTTAATGAGAAATAAGCTTTATGACCTTTGATAATTGCCTTAATCCAACAGTAAAGAATTACttcaaaatgaaatcatttattGTTGATGAGCTATTTGCACTGAGACACCTATGCGCATAAAAGCACAAAAGTCAAAAGTCCAAACATAAAACAAATCTTTTATCGATTCATGTTGCTGTACTTAGTTACACTGTATCTGCTCCCATTTCTACGGACGAAATTTTTGTACAGTAAAAACCCCACTtacgcggtggccgagtggttaaggtgtcccggcactttatcactagccctccgcctctgggttgcgagttcgaaacctacgtggagcagttgcctggtactgaccgtaggccggtggtttttccaTGGGACTCCAGCTTAATAGGACGTTGACAAAAATAAACGAAACAAAATCGGCTATTGGTCCCGACTGCGTACTTATATATTCTTTGAAAAAATAACCTCGAATAACTCGAACTGCTTTTTCTCGAATACCATGCATTCCCCGAACTATCATTTACCCCCCTTCCTTCATGTTCATCGTATAAATTCTACATATTCGTCGAACAGGTACCACACCTGgcaatatttacctgtgtcacACGTGACTGCGGTTGACCTCAAGATGTGAGAGCCACTCAGGGCATAGCCATATCTAAATAATACAAAGATGTTGTTACAAAATTGCTTGATACATGTACTGAAGGATACCAACTGTTTTACAGTATCTTACACAAACGATATATAATCATCTAGAATCATTCTTAGATTGTCGATATGCACTTCGTCACATGAGTGTCAAGATGGCGGCGCCCTGCAATGGCTAGGTAGGACGAGCTCCGTTTTCTTCTACACTTCTGTGCATTTCCAGGATTATTTCGGACATTTCGATAGTGACAGAAGACGACGGAATGTTGCAGCTATGTAAGCATGTAACTGGTTTACTGATCCGTGATTTATTTCGTGACTTGTGACCCATCAGGATATTGAGTGCTGtgtttatgtatattgcatatATAAAGTGAACGCTTTGAACCATGACCCCGATACTCACCTGTACTGGCATACACGACGCACGGCCGAAAATCCGTCACGCTTCATCGGCGCGCAAGTGATAGACTTCGATTACAGAGACAAATTTATTGACATTGAAAGTGATATAATTTACCTCTTTAGCTTTGTTTAAACATGGGGAAAAGTAGgaaaaggaagaagaaagatACAGAGAACGGAGATCATAGCGAAGGTAGTAATAACTCTACGGGTTCTATGAGAAGTATACTGAACGCTGTAAGTGGTGTATTGTACGGCAGCCCTACCAAGCAGGCCCCTATGCCTACATCTTCGACTCCGAAACCTTTGTTTATCGCCATGGAGGGAATTGACGGGCAATACCACGATGAAACCAACCGTAAGCTTGACTTTATACTGAGTAAAATGGAGAAACTAGTCAAGCTAGATACGATCGAACAGCACCTTTCTTGTTTAACTACTAAAGTAAATGAGATTGAGAGGCGGGTTTCGGACGCTGAACGGAAGTGTGGAGAGTTCGAATCTGCAGTCAATTTTGTGTCGGGCAAGTATGACGAGCTCAGTGCCAGCATGGTAAGGTGCCAGGAACTATCGGAGGCAGTTAAGGAACAGGAGGTAGTCATTAGTGGATTGTGTG encodes:
- the LOC117343388 gene encoding uncharacterized protein LOC117343388, translated to MAIVSVSFVILTFSCAVSRFGVRADVILNEHINNNSPNYVFELNKRLDQMEDLRAKDAMRIDTLVARIEELEDLHVKDEIVTRRKIMDLEKHHAKEIWKLTKRIEDLINIHAKEISELTLGLAESRAMHETHILDLTRCVKDLITIQEESYIYKVSDLGMSDSNVNIAAADDNERKESSAEMKKTFPKVSHRSTNLAKDEAIENNTIAFSAAPVDVISDPGSGQTVIFGNVFTNFGATYSSTSGIFTSTRRGVYIFFWTIEVANPNFISTELVRNGMAIGEITVTGSNDWRVASNMLSVELVIGDEVWVRVDGHSLGADIQKSGTCFTGFLLH